In the genome of Chelmon rostratus isolate fCheRos1 chromosome 24, fCheRos1.pri, whole genome shotgun sequence, one region contains:
- the nhsl1a gene encoding NHS-like protein 1, whose translation MVLIRAAIKSVLKYLNKTRGDADRKWSVHYTTQKPQNSLLFIPGKRRSGSADDLQACNGLTQHGYSLPGSSQPRPQSPSSSGLNQSEGSRARSRWRDKSRKMSSAFTDEDERFILNNTRPQTPLVLNPVHPASSWNVLAPTYEPTVEVEMEPTPRLPTPEERMRQQAEAVGADIVPINITGESFDRQASFRRVVSNTDSLSRRSRNLSRRKTVTGIPGDVNRKLDSPSVSSVLPGQFSTVGRPASCTSAHQQENAGDEMEENDKGEVREKGQVPARRIRAPRGQGMSSLMASLTSSSPVVTCHDCSSSCCSSSSEVCSLPRLATNSSLNSEASCNSTSYRTLSASSSCCQDMQGFPSDLQPLLPFDPTARVIPQSPSSSCSSFPTSPVTSSLPGTPSHSLQSEWSYPSDKLLNDSSSSHYLSSSSITDSDSQFSHQALHYQTASRQNTRCSYNGDTYNGETWSYQPLSPSSSVHSSQTGGDWNSITQEMRCVSGEGWNCEPLLSSGCSSPTHTDSNSLCSEKMTSSPSPNRERRKYSSSSSYSRTITRSISLRKSKRPPPPPLRSDSLRRRPGRSKPFRSSSSPRLEQSPHLEHTTQRTPPLSPQTFHDPWVPRSNTKRRQSGFNCGTVTTFEPLSLDCQVPTSVDYPPSEHRPPSHGHSHAHVLTPGSPGSEEEGLRFTPNPQQAASSVAGLQRLASPSSGYSSQSNTPTPGTPVSSPLTPSSPLAVSHGAFSLPPTSPLSSSHSSSSPMSPVVSSLPRSRSRGERRPKPPVPERKSSLFSSLSSSFSSTSSLSSCTSSDSSAKHPLLPPPPPPPPLPECSSTPSFYSPIQTSPPRAPSLSQRCLPVPPSVNKLSAAPPPPPSSLPPPPPPPPPLPPSSLPTPPPLPSSSRPPPPPYSYAIRQTSNHVLMSTMSSSTNFQPLPTSPPPLPSSPLPPPPELPELPIADLPPPPPPPLPFLPTFPISPATPLPPRSSPNLWVRVATTCPLVTAQALQGVKLRSIKNQEGLLTGIELASVASGDATLHSQDDKMSANANHANTLHDLPSKEAPPHSAVLANAKLDGRANTNVKLDGAGSQNTVSHVGSNDSNTTSALMGNASPHSPANTDVQRPECKLDYGSYNITKSGVRTPNDEPSYANLQNLRGTVASPANQRRSGYRLANGETPQDIQHNERENEDSDMYATLANNPASSPDNPLDKMSYCTSKNHINTSIHYTSLQQQVTDIVLADAKLTDPAEKLENTEGVWHTDPSYWTLSGTKQGSQKESRTILSESKDKVEINDKNNSEMRSHSAAKGDSTAYSDLKQNNRVCKTGSPRRLCSPEKPILPKKPDLCIPGLMASSEARQGPDGWKSNGQMTAPPPGLSSQSQLPVDSFCTPLHMHLTHSTPSPKHLTCTTVDKMTISDKATLPAHSVNAASLFVNTTPADITTHSPASSPQRQKPPILHKKPNLSLTSPKRAKPLFAPRNTLEASKGTSGTFDTLGTTGTSLTQSNTGTSSTLGTMVTSGILATIRADNTLNGTMGTLENCDTSGNCDTMGTSSILGPMGIYGNCGAFEIMGFSGTRSIKGAPNTISEAMSTLENCGSSGRCGTLKICCTSGNSEAHGTSTQKGSAQRGTTEPCSAEVIRTRLCKDEEKAFHKRTMRSSLAEDEEDEARVEESGIKTTMIMMPPTTKKKDEARKRRKRRAGRQLLMMSSAMEPSPSSSSSSSSSSSSSSSSGDEQDVVKEGTMQIGARMMATKVCNQDTSDSESSCALIGQSKYSISSALSTDSLRAELSLPDLLIQEPEEEEEENTEEGADRRRQEVKEATGTPDVDLFVSVSADQLFVSGQPRTTEDLFAVIHRSKRKMLGRRDTEDEGQRISSSSSSSSPPVTPTDPLPCQTRPASFKSQRSGRSENFKALVLRKGSRSDSSSRISAVERLRIVGSPTTAADHQSTLSPPPDQVKATTDTCDINAHLTLDVPVSPTSPCTQNFSMMFRWRRRDQMHSHLLLTSSSSSPFFFLSSPSMRPRSLTPPCSASRRFAARCRLYAAPMTAIFEVESEEEDGEADNEVFVESPGTERELSQRLVETS comes from the exons ATGGTTCTGATCAGAGCAGCGATCAAATCTGTCctcaaatatctcaacaagaccagag gggacgcagacaggaagtggtctGTTCACTACACTACCCAGAAGCCCCAGAACAGTCTGCTCTTCATCCCTGGAAAAAGACGATCCGGCAGCGCTGATGATCtgcaag catgcAACGGGCTGACTCAGCATGGCTATAGCCTCCCCGGCAGCTCTCAGCCCCGCCCACAGAGTCCATCCTCTTCTGGGctcaaccaatcagagggcAGCAGAGCACGCAGCCGGTGGAGGGACAAAAGCAGGAAGATG tcCTCAGCTTTcacagatgaagatgagaggTTCATCTTGAACAACACTCGACCTCAGACCCCACTGGTCCTCAACCCTGTCCACCCTGCCTCCAGTTGGAACGTCTTGGCCCCCACCTATGAGCCAACAGTTGAGGTGGAGATGGAGCCAACTCCCCGGCTTCCAACtccagaggagaggatgaggcaGCAGGCTGAGGCAGTCGGAGCTGATATAGTCCCCATCAATATCACAG GAGAGAGCTTTGATCGTCAGGCCAGTTTTCGAAGAGTGGTTTCCAACACTGACTCGTTATCCCGGCGATCCCGTAACCTGAGCCGCCGTAAGACAGTTACTGGGATACCTGGTGATGTCAACCGCAAGCTGG ACTCGCCTTCAGTCTCTTCGGTTCTTCCCGGTCAGTTCTCCACCGTGGGTCGACCTGCCTCCTGCACCTCTGCCCACCAGCAGGAGAACGCAGGGGACGAGATGGAAGAGAATGACAAGGGAGAAGTCAGAGAGAAGGGGCAGGTACCAGCAAGGAGGATCCGAGCCCCAAGAGGACAGGGGATGTCCAGCCTCATGGCCTCCCTCACCTCGTCCTCACCTGTAGTCACCTGTCAtgactgctcctcctcctgctgctcttcctcctcagaggTCTGCAGCCTGCCACGTCTGGCAACTAACTCCTCGCTGAACTCTGAGGCCAGTTGTAACAGCACCTCCTACAGGACACTCAGCGCCTCCTCATCTTGTTGCCAG GATATGCAGGGTTTCCCCAGTGACCTCCAGCCCCTTCTGCCCTTTGACCCCACTGCCAGAGTCATCCCCCagtctccttcctcctcctgttcttcttTTCCTACCTCTCCcgtcacctcctccctcccaggCACCCCCAGCCATTCCCTCCAATCAGAGTGGTCTTACCCCAGTGATAAGCTCCTGAATGACAGTTCCTCCTCCCActacctctcctcctcctccatcacagaCTCAGACTCACAGTTTAGCCACCAGGCTCTGCATTACCAGACTGCCAGCCGGCAGAATACCCGGTGCTCCTACAATGGTGACACCTACAATGGGGAGACGTGGAGCTACCAGCCTCTCTCCCCCAGCTCCAGTGTCCACAGCAGCCAGACTGGGGGTGACTGGAATAGCATCACCCAGGAGATGAGATGTGTTTCTGGGGAAGGTTGGAACTGTGAgcccctgctctcctctggttGCTCTTCTCCcactcacactgacagcaactCTTTGTGTTCAGAGAAAATGACTTCCTCCCCCTCGCCAAACCGGGAGAGAAGGAAGTACAGTAGTTCCTCCTCCTACTCTCGCACCATCACCCGCAGCATCTCCCTCCGCAAGTCCAAGCGcccgcctcctccaccattGCGCTCTGACTCTCTGAGGCGCCGTCCCGGTCGTAGCAAACCCTTCCGCTCCTCCTCCAGTCCCCGTTTGGAACAGAGCCCCCATCTGGAGCACACCACCCAGCGGACGCCCCCTTTGTCTCCACAGACCTTCCATGACCCCTGGGTGCCCAGGAGCAACACCAAAAGGCGCCAGAGTGGGTTTAACTGTGGGACAGTCACAACCTTTGAACCTTTAAGCCTGGACTGCCAGGTACCAACCTCCGTTGACTACCCTCCTTCCGAGCACCGACCACCGAGCCATGGCCACTCCCATGCTCATGTCCTCACCCCTGGGTCTCcaggctcagaggaggaggggctgagATTTACTCCCAACCCCCAACAAGCTGCCTCTTCCGTTGCTGGGCTCCAGCGCCTTGCTTCGCCTTCAAGTGGCTACTCGAGCCAATCTAACACCCCCACTCCTGGCACtcctgtgtcttcccccctcaccccctcctcccctctcgcAGTGAGCCATGGGGCTTTCTCCCTCCCCCCAActtcccccctctcctcttcacactcctcttcctcccccatGTCCCCTGTCGTCTCCTCTCTGCCCAGGTCGAGGTCTCGGGGCGAAAGGAGGCCAAAGCCACCAGTGCCAGAGAGGAAGTCAtcactcttttcctccctctcctcctcattttcctccacatcctccctctcctcctgtacCTCTTCAGACTCTTCTGCCAAGcatcctcttctccctcctcctcctcctcctcctcctctaccagAATGCTCCTCCACTCCATCCTTCTACTCCCCCATTCAAACGTCTCCTCCTCGTGCTCCTTCCCTTTCTCAGCGATGCCTGCCTGTTCCTCCTTCTGTCAACAAactctcagctgctcctcctccaccaccttcttctcttcctcctccccctcccccacctcctcctctcccaccctcatccctccctactcctcctcctcttccttcttcctcccggccccctcctcccccctaTTCCTATGCCATCAGGCAGACCTCCAATCATGTTCTGATGTCCACCATGTCGTCATCAACCAACTTCCAACCCCTCCCAACTTCCCCACCTCCCCTAccatcttctcctcttccaCCCCCACCAGAACTCCCCGAATTGCCAATTGCtgaccttcctcctccaccaccacctcctcttccttttctgcCTACTTTCCCCATATCCCCTGCCACCCCACTTCCCCCCCGTAGTTCTCCAAACCTCTGGGTTAGAGTGGCCACAACCTGCCCCCTGGTCACAGCCCAAGCTTTGCAGGGCGTCAAGCTTCGCTCCATCAAGAACCAGGAGGGCCTGCTCACTGGCATCGAACTAGCCAGTGTTGCTTCTGGTGATGCTACACTCCACAGTCAAGATGACAAGATGTCAGCTAATGCTAACCATGCTAATACTCTCCATGATTTACCAAGCAAAGAAGCTCCTCCACACAGCGCTGTGTTGGCAAATGCTAAACTGGATGGCAGGGCCAACACTAATGTTAAACTAGATGGAGCTGGATCACAAAATACTGTCAGTCATGTAGGTAGCAATGACTCTAACACGACTAGTGCTTTAATGGGGAATGCTAGTCCTCATAGCCCAGCCAACACTGATGTTCAGCGACCTGAATGCAAATTAGATTATGGCTCCTACAACATAACAAAAAGTGGTGTGAGAACACCCAACGATGAGCCATCGTATGCTAACCTGCAGAACCTACGAGGCACTGTTGCTAGCCCGGCTAACCAGAGACGCTCTGGGTATAGGTTGGCGAATGGCGAAACTCCCCAAGACATCCAGCACAATGAACGAGAGAACGAAGATTCAGACATGTATGCTACACTGGCAAACAATCCAGCCTCCAGTCCTGATAACCCCTTGGACAAAATGTCTTATTGTACTAGCAAAAACCACATCAACACATCTATCCATTACACTTCTTTGCAACAACAGGTCACAGATATAGTGTTAGCagatgctaagctaactgaccCTGCAGAGAAACTGGAAAACACTGAGGGTGTTTGGCACACAGATCCTTCATACTGGACCCTCTCTGGAACAAAACAAGGgtctcagaaagaaagcagaacTATACTGTCAGAGAGCAAAGATAAAGTCGAGATAAATGACAAGAATAATTCCGAAATGCGCAGTCATAGTGCAGCTAAAGGGGATTCCACAGCATATAGTGatttaaaacagaataataGAGTCTGTAAGACGGGTAGTCCAAGAAGGCTCTGCTCCCCAGAGAAGCCGATCCTGCCAAAGAAGCCTGATCTTTGCATTCCGGGTCTCATGGCGTCATCTGAGGCCAGACAAGGACCAGATGGGTGGAAGAGCAATGGACAAATGACAGCACCTCCTCCTGGgctcagcagccaatcacagcttcCTGTTGATTCTTTCTGCACTCCTTTGCACATGCATCTGACCCATAGTACACCTTCACCAAAGCACTTGACATGCACCACTGTTGACAAGATGACAATTTCTGACAAAGCAACTTTACCTGCTCACTCAGTGAATGCTGCTTCTTtgtttgtgaacacaacacCTGCTGACATCACTACACACTCACCTGCCAGCTCCCCTCAGAGGCAGAAGCCACCGATTTTGCACAAAAAGCCAAATCTCTCATTGACCTCACCCAAAAGAGCAAAACCACTCTTTGCACCTAGAAATACATTGGAAGCATCCAAAGGTACGTCTGGGACCTTTGACACCCTGGGGACCACTGGTACGTCACTGACTCAGAGCAACACAGGAACCAGTAGTACCTTAGGGACCATGGTCACTTCTGGAATCTTGGCTACTATAAGAGCTGACAACACTTTAAATGGGACCATGGGTACCTTGGAGAACTGTGATACCTCAGGAAATTGTGACACAATGGGGACCAGTAGCATCTTAGGGCCCATGGGCATCTATGGGAACTGTGGCGCCTTTGAGATCATGGGTTTCTCAGGCACCCGCAGCATCAAAGGGGCCCCAAACACTATCAGTGAGGCCATGAGCACTTTGGAGAACTGTGGTAGCTCAGGAAGATGTGGAACCTTGAAGATCTGTTGCACCTCAGGTAACTCAGAGGCCCATGGAACTTCCACCCAGAAGGGGAGCGCCCAACGAGGAACAACCGAACCATGTTCTGCTGAGGTCATCAGGACAAGACTTTGTAAGGATGAAGAGAAAGCATTTCATAAGAGGACGATGAGGTCGTCACTGGCcgaagatgaagaggatgaggcaAGGGTGGAAGAGTCCGGGATAAAGACGACAATGATCATGATGCCACccaccacaaagaaaaaagacgaAGCAAGGAAGAGGCGGAAGAGGAGGGCAGGCAGGCAACTGCTAATGATGTCATCTGCAATGGAGCCTTCCCcttcgtcatcatcatcatcatcctcttcatcatcatcttcatcctcatctgGAGATGAACAAGATGTGGTGAAAGAGGGAACAATGCAAATTGGCGCGAGGATGATGGCGACAAAAGTATGTAATCAAGACACAAGTGACTCAGAGAGCTCCTGTGCTCTAATTGGTCAGAGCAAGTACTCCATCAGCAGTGCGCTGTCCACTGACAGCCTGCGGGCGGAGCTGTCGCTTCCAGACCTCCTGATACAGGaaccagaggaagaagaggaggagaacaccGAGGAGGGAGCAGACAGGAGAAGGCAGGAGGTGAAAGAGGCCACAGGAACTCCAGATG TTGATCTGTTCGTCAGCGTTTCGGCGgatcagctgtttgtctctggTCAACCGCGAACCACAGAGGATCTGTTCGCTGTCATCCACAG gtCCAAGAGAAAGATGCTAGGAAGAAGGGATACTGAAGACGAAGGACAACGTAtctcgtcttcctcttcctcctcctcccctccggTCACCCCCACAGACCCCCTGCCCTGCCAGACGCGACCTGCGTCTTTTAAGAGTCAGAGATCAGGGAGGAGCGAAAACTTTAAGGCTCTCGTGTTGAGGAAGGGTAGTCGGTCTGATTCATCTTCTCGAATCTCTGCCGTCGAGCGGCTTCGCATAGTTGGTTCTCCGACGACAGCTGCTGACCACCAGAGCACGCTGTCACCACCACCAGACCAAGTCAAAGCCACCACGGACACATGTGATATCAACGCCCACCTGACTCTAGACGT